In a genomic window of Aeromicrobium panaciterrae:
- a CDS encoding asparaginase → MEVLAEVVRSGLVESRHRGVAVRVDAAGEVVWSIDDPSTVVFPRSANKPIQALGMLRAGLPLDGKLLALAAASHSGESFHLDGVREILALAGLDESALQTPPSYPLDPKVHADYIRAGGVRAPICMDCSGKHAAMLLTCVTNGWPTDTYLAPEHPLQVVITETFTELTEGPPSVIGVDGCGAPLLATPLVQLARAVGRIAAGAPGTPEATLAAAMKAHPEFVSGTNRAELALVRAFPQLIAKSGAESVFVVAQPDGEAFALKIEDGGERPLYAVMARALELAGLSAPVLAERPQVLGGGHPVGEVRTTF, encoded by the coding sequence GTGGAAGTCCTCGCAGAAGTCGTCAGGTCCGGTTTGGTCGAGAGCCGTCATCGTGGGGTCGCCGTACGCGTCGATGCTGCAGGCGAAGTTGTGTGGTCGATCGACGATCCCAGCACGGTGGTGTTTCCGCGTTCAGCCAACAAGCCGATTCAGGCTCTTGGGATGCTCCGGGCTGGCCTGCCACTCGACGGGAAGCTGCTGGCACTCGCGGCGGCGAGCCATTCGGGCGAATCGTTCCACCTCGATGGCGTACGCGAGATCCTCGCCCTGGCTGGACTCGACGAGTCGGCGCTCCAGACGCCTCCGTCCTATCCATTGGATCCGAAGGTGCACGCGGACTACATCCGCGCGGGTGGCGTACGGGCGCCCATCTGCATGGACTGCTCCGGCAAGCACGCCGCAATGCTCCTCACCTGTGTGACCAACGGCTGGCCGACCGACACGTACCTTGCCCCTGAGCACCCGTTGCAAGTCGTGATCACTGAGACCTTCACCGAGCTGACAGAGGGCCCGCCGTCGGTGATCGGTGTTGACGGGTGCGGAGCCCCGCTGCTCGCGACCCCGCTCGTACAACTCGCCAGAGCTGTCGGCCGGATCGCTGCGGGTGCTCCGGGCACTCCTGAGGCGACGCTGGCAGCCGCGATGAAGGCTCACCCTGAATTCGTGAGTGGCACTAACCGTGCGGAACTCGCCCTAGTACGGGCGTTCCCGCAGCTGATCGCGAAGTCCGGCGCGGAGAGCGTGTTCGTCGTGGCCCAGCCAGATGGCGAGGCATTCGCCCTCAAGATCGAGGATGGCGGTGAGCGTCCGCTGTACGCCGTGATGGCGCGCGCCCTCGAACTCGCGGGGCTGAGCGCCCCAGTGTTGGCGGAGCGGCCTCAGGTACTCGGCGGCGGACACCCCGTCGGAGAAGTTCGTACGACGTTCTGA